The genomic interval aaaggttaaaaaatacttattacctccaattgatgatatgttcatcgggccacaaacatTTGTATGAACAAGCTtcaaaggaaattttgcacgccAAGGCTCCTTAACGAATGGTATCCTatgattctttccaaaaatgcaagcctcacacaattgatcagggtgaatatggggtaaaccattcactaaatttcgtttggagagattttccacactttgaaaatttaagtgcccaaagcgtaaatgccataaccacgattcattattcactattgcattcaagcacttgaaatcacccatatgaatatctattggaaacatgcggttttttgataaaaaggttttaagaatcaaattaccttttttatcaaaaattgagaatttattttcaactatgtgcatcacgtAACCCTTCTCGGCCAGTTGTCCCATACTCAACAGATTACcttttcatatcaggtacatagaaaacatcatagatgtacctgtgatcaccattcttcaatgtgataagaattcgcccttttccagtcaccggaacgaacttgccatcaccgaatttcacttttgtgcgaaatgagtcatccaaatctgcaaacaaCTCTCCTTCTGACAACACATATGATTtgtgcaacctgtatccaaataccaagtctgattgtttggggtttcatttgatgtggctgcCATTAGTATTGCATGATCCTCTTTATTTTGTATGTGATTACTgtcttcttgagcacaattggcagcatgattatcaccttttgattTGCACTCATTTGTATAATGGTCACATTTATGGCAGTTATAACATtccacatttgatttattataaatgtctCCTCGTCCTCCACGACCATGTTCTCCGCACCAAGAGTTATTTGAACATGGAATGTGATTGAAACCAGTGTTGTTTTGCTCAGCGCCTCCATGATTCtggccaccacgacctttgcTGGAATAACTACCACCATGTCCCCGTCCTCTACCTCGTGAACTACCGtgtttatgataggagctaccaattgaggcttgtgcttgtaaagcctgttcaattggtttttcaatattattttcattcatccgctgctcatgcgctcgtagggaaccagacaataacctgtcattttttaaatgtcattggcctcttcaattgcagcaacaacatgttcaaatctgggagttaaagatctcaaaaaaatttccacctttgcctgctccaaatgtgtttcaccattggtcttcatctgaTTTTTCAACacaagaactttatttatatagacatcaacaGTCTCTGTGGTTTCCATTTGCAACAGTTCATATTagcgtcttagggtttgaagacacaccctcttgatcttgtcatcacctttataattagTTGACAAAATGGTCTAAGCCTCACTTgcagttgttgctccttctatctgttcaaacgtctcgtcattcatcccttgatggatgagatacaaagccttattgtccttcttcttctAATCACGATGTGCTACTCATTGCGCCTTAGTTGCATTAGCAGTTAATGCAGACACTCCACTCTCAACGACATCCcaactcatgataatcaaacaaaactctcatttgcacacaccatctattgtaattttttccatcaaggatagggactgataattgggtagagttcatgataacagACTAGCTCTTAATACCaattgtaggaactaattgaaaaaaataacagaAGGAAAAATGTTGTAGAAATTAATTGAACGTAATtacacaaaattgcaaaactgttgaactgatcttattcattttgatttacttcaagaatatatataataaaattacaattactgtaAGCTATAAACTATGAATACTAACAGTAATGTAAACTGACaattaatgcaataataacggtaaaatagtttaaggataataaaatcagaattaacaataataaaatatgaattaataaccaacaataATAGTGAAActaagtttaattaattaaacatcaaattgttatttttttaatgcttcTCTAAGTAGCTCCCTAGGTAATTTTAAGTCTCTTTAAACTTTTACACTAtccaaagataaaataaagtattataATTCAAAGCATTTTAAGTAAATGAATACAAAGGTTAAACTTAAACTTGTAACAGTCAAAGAAAGACTATTACTTTTTTATGAATATACTTTGTTTCAAAGATCATTAATATACGTGTTTTCTTGTAGTAAAGTTTTCAAATAGTAGTTGTCGAAAGACGTTGATGGTCTTACTTGAGAGATAGTATTGTCTCCTTTTGATGATGATTGAGAAGATTGTCATTAGCATTAAATTCcattagtaaaaaaattaaagacctTATTTCAATGATaaagatataaataaatttgttgcaaaatattaaaacatttaaGGTTTTAACTTTAGTCGATACATTGTTATGCATTGTGATACATGATATATTTTCCTTCAATCAATGTTTTAACTTTAGTTGCAAAATATTAAACATCTAAGGTTTTAACTTTAGACCTTATTTCAATGATGCAATATAAACTTTATTCGATACATGGTTTTAACCTCTTTCCAACAcatttaatcaataaaaattctattttaaatcacaaaaaaaaacttagaaaaaCTATTATAtgctaattttaattttaattaaaaaaagtaaaagttattATTGATTTGATTgggttttataaaattttcaaatcacAAATTCAATATACAAATTGTTACGTAACTAAACAAAGAGACAACGACACACATCATCGAATTACTGTGATTCTGCGGTCAAGGAGGTATTAACACATAGGATCAAATCTATTGAAGGTCGAACACAGGTCGGTCACTTAAAGATAATTCTTGTTTAAGACAACCGATTAACCATAACACACGTGTACGAAACCCTCCCTTAATCATAAGATTAATTCAGTAAGTTGTGTCAAACACTAACCCATCTGCACAGGTATCCTGTAAATACACGTCCAAGGATGAGACAAAGATACgtatttaataacaattaatactTCAACCACAGTATACCAAACCATAACTTGAACATCTCAGTACCTTTTACAATTATTTAACCTCTAATCAAGACTAAGAATCGAGTCAAAGATGGAAACCACCAACAATTATTCAAGGAGACGATTTATTTTAGGTATCATGTAAAAACATGTCCAAGGATGAGACAAAGATATgtatttaataacaattaatactTCAACCACATTATACCGAACAATAACTTGAACATCTCAATACCTTTTACAATTATTTAATCTCTAATCAAGACTAAAAGTTGAGTCAAAGATGGACACCAACAACAATTATTCAAGGAGACGACTTATTACCCGTCTATGTAAGAACACAAACCAATAAACACCCttgttaaaaatttataatactttgcttttgtgaaaaaataaaaaaactattttctttgTGGTAagcaaacaaaaataaaattctgaaTAATCATCTACTTAACACATGAAATTCATATACATACACACTTATTTAAGAACGAGCGAGTTCTAGAGCATCACATATAAATACAAAACGTAGCATAGAGTAAGAAATCACACACACACAAACACCACTTCATTGGCCATTGCACTTTACATCACAAAAACAGAGAGAAGTCGTGTTTGCGCGAACCATCAATAACAGAAAACAGAATGGCCTCCATGAATTTATTCACCACCATTCCCCTCACCGCCGACGGCCGGAATCCAACCGCCTATTTTCCCCGGAGGCGGACCAACTCCGTCGCTCTCGCCGCCACTTCGCAGGAATCTCCTCCGGAAATAGAGCTGGAGTTCATCGCGGTATCGTTCAGTTAATCCCATTTCTACCTAActtcaatttaattaaaaaaattggatgTGTGTTCTCTCCTTGTTCTAAATAATTTAGCATATGCGAATAGAGTTAGTTAGGGTTAGTGAATTCGGAATGAAAAATGTGGAAATGGTTTGTTGCAGCCGAAAGCGGAGAGTGAGGGGAGGTATGCGGTGGAGAAAGCAAAAGCGATAAGCGGAGAGAAGCTGTTGAGGAACATCATGTCCGATAACAAGATCGAGCTTTACGCCACCTATGTATGTCTCATACCACATGATTTTCAATCCACCACAACCACTATCTCCTTTTGCACCACATTTTCAATGCCTATAAAATTTGATTACTCATACTATAGTTATataaaaggcattttaaacatttaatcaaacaaaaaattaccattttaatgtgtatatatatatatatatatattattttagttttaaaatatctCTAGTATAGAAACTTGACcagaatattaaatttaaaatctaaatcttgtaaaaaatattaaattaattttaaattataagaaaCAAAGTACTATTAAAATGTGAGTTTTATAGTTAAAGTAAAATTTGGAAGAATCTTAAAATGTGactaacataaaataaaacttgatgAGCGAGTGTCTAAATTCATaagatttaaaagaaattaaattaatttgtaaaagtgctggaataaattatttttatatatagagagtgagataaattttttattacaatgGCACCAATTGAATGAtcacatttatatatattattacatgTTAAGAAAAGAAATGTTCTTCAAAGAATTCAAGATGTGCTGTGTAGAAAAAGTGGttcttataataaatattttcaaagacTGAGGTAGACGACTAAAGTAAAATTTTCTGACTAAcgttgttttgattttttgtgTAAACTCATTATTAAATGACAACGTGTCATTTAACTAaacttataatattaaattaaacttaaattttgttataaaaataggtaaataattaaagtaaaataatttattaaaaatatatcatataatGTTATCAatgtatttttgttattatttttaataaaaaaatctttcatatattaatttattatccaTTGTTTTTAGAACAtctttaaaagaaataagaaacgTAAATTTAAAACTCAAACCTAATATGaattaaatcaaattcaaaattagCAAATATGATTAAgtacttatttaaataaaatttatgtagCTGTTAAATTTTAACTTCATGAAGAGCAGGGGAAACTGATGAATTGTGGAGGAGGTGGTAGCTGTGGAACTTGCATCGTAGAGGTAAAAACTTTGGTTGTTGTCATGATAACAAGTTCCTATCTTCGCTTTCATTATTCATTGCTT from Phaseolus vulgaris cultivar G19833 chromosome 1, P. vulgaris v2.0, whole genome shotgun sequence carries:
- the LOC137813364 gene encoding photosynthetic NDH subunit of subcomplex B 3, chloroplastic, encoding MASMNLFTTIPLTADGRNPTAYFPRRRTNSVALAATSQESPPEIELEFIAPKAESEGRYAVEKAKAISGEKLLRNIMSDNKIELYATYGKLMNCGGGGSCGTCIVEIIEGKDLLNERTNTELRYLKKKPESWRLACQTIVGNKENSGKVVVQRIPQWKK